From Ananas comosus cultivar F153 unplaced genomic scaffold, ASM154086v1, whole genome shotgun sequence, the proteins below share one genomic window:
- the LOC109703917 gene encoding RNA cytidine acetyltransferase 1-like: protein MRKKVDDRIRTLIENGVKLRHRSMFIIVGDKSRDQIVNLNYMRSKAVVKSRPTVLWCYKEKLEISSHKKKRAKQIKKLMQRGLMDPEKADPFSLFLETADIKYCLYRDSERILGNTFGMCILQDFEALTPNLLARTIETVEGGGLIVLLLRSLSSLTSLYTMVMDVHERFRTESHSQAATRFNERFLLSIATCKACVVMDDELNILPISSHIRSIKPVSVMEDPEGLSEGERELKDLKEQFREDFPVGPLIGKCCTMDQGKAVIDFLEAILDRTLRNTVALIAARGRGKSAALGLAVAGAVVAGYSNIFVTAPSPENLKTLFEFVCKGINALEYKEHLHYDVVKSTDSELKKATVQINVYKQHRQTIQYMKPHEHGKLSQVELLVIDEAAAIPLPIVKSLLGPYLVFLSSTVNGYEGTGRSLSLKLLQQLESQSQISMQSTDGPKSGRLFKKIELNESIRYASGDPIESWLNSLLCLDVAKSIPNISRLPNPRECDLYYVNRDTLFSYHKESEMFLQRMMALYVASHYKNSPNDLQLMADAPAHQLFVLLGPIDESKYQLPDILCVVQVCLEGQISRKSSMKSLSEGRQPFGDQIPWKFCEQFQDDVFPSLSGARIVRIAVHPNALGLGYGSTAVELLTRYYEGQMTKFAEVDEEKEEPKINVTEAAEKVSLLEENIKPRANLPPLLVHLHERPPEKLHYLGVSFGLTYDLFQFWRKHNFYPFYVGHIPSAVTGEHTCMVLKPLNNDEIEVSESAYCGFLAPFHQDFRQRFMRLLGTTFRTLDSKLARSILESKPGSTNHEPRSVDMDGNFKKLRDLLSPYDMKRLEAYTGNRADYHTILDLMPTLAHQYFQEKLPVTLSPSQASVLFCMGLQNKDFSSLKVEIAPEHETLDADLKAVVRKVMEKIKTYNEGNVNPEYLEQYAIVHREGDYEEAFQNEGKASSSGTLSAKSNRRKRDRPGKHKEMVKAKRKENDSDRGKLKKQKS, encoded by the exons ATGAGGAAGAAGGTGGACGATCGCATCCGAACCCTAATCGAGAATGGCGTCAAGCTCAGGCACCGCTCCATGTTCATCATCGTCGGCGACAAGTCCCGCGACCAG ATTGTGAATCTCAACTACATGCGCAGCAAGGCGGTTGTAAAATCTCGCCCTACAGTACTATGGTGCTATAAGGAGAAGCTTGAGATCAGCAG TCACAAGAAGAAACGAGCAAAGCAGATAAAGAAGCTGATGCAGCGAGGACTGATGGACCCTGAAAAAGCAGAtcccttttccctttttctGGAAACTGCTGATATAAAATATTGCTTGTATAGAGATTCAGAGAGAATTCTTGGAAATACATTTGGCATGTGCATCCTCCAG GACTTTGAGGCATTGACACCCAATCTCCTAGCAAGAACTATTGAGACTGTCGAGGGTGGTGGTTTGATAGTGCTCTTGCTTcgttctctttcttctcttacTAGTCTGTACACCATGGTCATG GATGTGCATGAGAGGTTTCGAACAGAGTCTCATTCGCAGGCTGCTACAAGGTTTAACGAGAGGTTCTTACTATCTATTGCGACATGCAAGGCCTGTGTTGTAATGGATGATGAGCTTAACATATTACCAATATCATCCCATATAAGATCAATTAAACCTGTATCAGTCATGGAG GATCCTGAGGGGTTATCTGAAGGGGAGCGGGAATTGAAGGATCTAAAGGAACAATTCCGTGAGGATTTCCCAGTTGGCCCTTTAATTGGAAAGTGTTGCACTATGGATCAG GGGAAAGCTGTGATTGATTTTCTTGAAGCTATTTTGGATAGAACACTACGGAACACTGTTGCCTTAATTGCTGCTCGTGGGCGTGGGAAATCAGCTGCTCTGGGTCTAGCTGTTGCAGGAGCTGTTGTTGCAGG gtATTCGAATATTTTTGTAACTGCTCCCAGCCCAGAAAATCTCAAAACTCTATTTGAGTTTGTCTGCAAGGGAATTAATGCTTTGGAATACAAG GAGCATTTGCATTATGATGTGGTGAAGAGCACTGATTCAGAACTGAAGAAAGCAACGGTTCAAATAAATGTCTACAAACAACATCGCCAAACAATCCAG tatatgaaGCCGCATGAGCATGGAAAGCTTTCTCAAGTTGAGCTCCTTGTTATTGATGAAGCTGCAGCTATTCCATTGCCTATTGTAAAGTCCTTACTTGGACCATATCTGGTCTTCCTCTCATCAACTGTCAATGG CTATGAAGGGACGGGACGCTCCTTGTCTCTGAAGCTTCTCCAACAATTGGAATCACAAAGTCAGATATCTATGCAAAGTACCGATGGCCCCAAATCTG GTAGGCTCTTCAAGAAGATTGAATTGAATGAATCTATTAGATATGCCTCTGGCGATCCAATAGAGTCCTGGCTTAATAGTTTACTATGCTTGGATGTTGCCAAATCCATTCCAAATATTAGTAG ACTGCCTAATCCAAGAGAATGTGATCTCTACTATGTCAACCGAGATACACTTTTCTCATACCACAAAGAGAGTGAGATGTTTTTGCAG CGAATGATGGCTCTTTATGTTGCCTCGCACTACAAAAATTCACCGAATGATTTGCAGTTGATGGCTGATGCACCAGCCCACCAGCTGTTTGTATTGCTAG GTCCCATTGATGAGTCAAAATATCAGCTCCCAGATATTTTGTGTGTTGTTCAG GTTTGTCTTGAAGGACAAATATCACGAAAATCCTCTATGAAAAGTTTAAGTGAGGGTCGTCAACCTTTTGGTGACCAAATACCGTGGAAATTTTGTGAACAATTCCAAGATGATGTATTTCCAAGTCTTTCTGGAGCTCGAATAGTGCGAATTGCTGTCCATCCTAATGCCTTGGGG CTTGGATATGGCTCAACTGCTGTGGAGCTCTTAACAAG GTACTATGAGGGCCAAATGACGAAATTTGCGGAAGTTGATGAGGAGAAGGAAGAACCTAAAATTAATGTCACTGAAGCTGCAGAAAAG GTCTCTTTACTGGAAGAGAATATAAAGCCCAGAGCAaaccttcctcctcttcttgtGCATCTTCATGAACGCCCTCCTGAAAAGCTCCACTACCTTGGTGTTTCTTTTGGATTAACATATGATCTCTTTCAGTTTTGGAGGAAGCATAATTTTTATCCATTCTATGTTGGCCATATTCCA AGTGCTGTGACTGGTGAGCATACTTGCATGGTCCTGAAGCCATTGAATAACGATGAAATCGAAGTTAGTGAATCAGCTTATTGTGGGTTTCTAGCTCCGTTTCATCAAG ATTTCAGACAAAGATTTATGCGGCTTCTGGGCACTACTTTTCGCACGCTTGATTCTAAACTTGCAAGGAG CATTTTGGAATCAAAGCCAGGTTCTACAAACCACGAACCCAGATCGGTTGACATGGATGGTAATTTTAAGAAACTGCGGGACCTATTGTCCCCGTATGATATGAAACGACTAGAGGCATATACCGGCAACCGTGCCGATTATCATACA ATTCTTGATCTTATGCCCACTCTAGCACATCAGTATTTCCAAGAAAAGCTTCCTGTAACATTATCGCCGTCCCAAGCCTCAGTTTTATTCTGCATGGGTCTGCAAAACAAAGACTTTTCTTCTCTCAAG GTTGAAATTGCCCCTGAACATGAGACGTTGGATGCAGATCTCAAGGCAGTAGTAAGGAAAGTAATG gaaaagataaaaacatataATGAAGGTAATGTGAATCCGGAATACCTGGAGCAATATGCAATTGTACATAGAGAAGGTGACTATGAGGAGGCTTTTCAAAATGAAGGAAAGGCATCCTCAAGTGGGACACTTAGTGCGAAATCCAACAGGAGAAAGAGGGATCGAccaggaaagcataaggaaatggTTAAAgccaaaaggaaagaaaatgacAGTGACAGAGGGAAATTGAAGAAACAGAAATCCTGA